A section of the Hemibagrus wyckioides isolate EC202008001 linkage group LG04, SWU_Hwy_1.0, whole genome shotgun sequence genome encodes:
- the sb:cb81 gene encoding mRNA decay activator protein ZFP36L1, with translation MPSNLLTPFLELDEEFCKTFQSLEVQDDSRRAVGFQRRHSLCPVTLPNSKFNIGGGVIDPTDELWSLTSINNQPWNREQLPRSALQRIPFRADRSVSMIEGHVSGESTLPPPPGLSISPPGLSVSPPSPRATPVPAVSARYKTELCRTYEESGACKYGAKCQFAHGAEELRGLNRHPKYKTEPCRTFHTVGFCPYGARCHFIHNADEQQQHRQATSTTRERPRLLRQSVSFAGFSSRATVAAFQALPDPLAFTRASSVSPPPSSSFSCSPDLPSPPLLQEHGALKHGFGFTADIALSDRIAALQRSASADSLSDHDGYSSSGSLSGCDSPGVDGNRRLPIFSRLSVSDD, from the exons ATGCCATCAAATCTTCTTACACCTTTCCTTGAGCTGGATGAGGAATTTTGCAAG ACTTTCCAAAGTCTTGAAGTACAGGATGATTCGAGACGCGCCGTCGGTTTCCAGCGCAGACATTCCCTGTGCCCGGTCACACTTCCCAACTCCAAATTCAACATCGGTGGAGGAGTCATAGACCCAACAGACGAGCTCTGGTCCCTCACAAGCATTAACAACCAGCCATGGAACCGGGAGCAGCTTCCGCGTTCTGCCCTACAGCGCATCCCGTTCAGGGCTGACCGCTCCGTGAGCATGATCGAAGGACACGTGAGTGGTGAGTCCACCCTACCGCCTCCTCCGGGCCTGAGTATCTCCCCACCAGGCCTGAGCGTCTCCCCGCCCTCCCCAAGAGCGACGCCGGTGCCTGCAGTGTCTGCGCGCTACAAAACCGAGCTCTGTCGCACGTACGAAGAGAGCGGAGCCTGCAAGTATGGCGCCAAGTGCCAGTTTGCGCATGGCGCAGAGGAGCTGCGCGGCCTGAACAGGCACCCGAAGTACAAAACCGAGCCGTGCCGCACCTTCCACACCGTGGGCTTTTGTCCGTACGGCGCGCGCTGTCACTTCATCCACAACGCCGATGAGCAGCAGCAACATCGGCAGGCCACGAGCACCACTAGGGAGCGCCCGCGCCTGTTGCGCCAGAGCGTCAGCTTCGCTGGCTTTTCTTCCCGAGCTACCGTGGCTGCTTTCCAGGCCCTGCCAGACCCGCTCGCGTTCACCAGAGCGTCTTCTGTGTCTCCTCCACCATCATCTTCCTTTTCGTGCAGCCCTGATCTCCCTTCTCCACCGCTGCTGCAAGAGCACGGAGCCCTGAAGCACGGCTTCGGGTTCACAGCAGACATCGCTCTCAGCGACCGGATCGCGGCTCTGCAGCGCAGCGCGTCCGCGGACTCGCTCTCTGATCACGACGGCTACTCGAGCTCCGGTAGCCTAAGCGGCTGCGACTCGCCGGGTGTGGACGGAAACAGGCGACTGCCCATCTTCAGCCGCCTGTCTGTCTCAGACGATTAA